One stretch of Castor canadensis chromosome 14, mCasCan1.hap1v2, whole genome shotgun sequence DNA includes these proteins:
- the LOC109675485 gene encoding olfactory receptor 7A10-like → MSIGVTNSHVVFFIPGREIPYIKSRNNTRISEFLLLGVSEDPNLQPLIFRLFLSMYLVTVLGNLLIILAIISDSRLYLPMYFFLSNLSFVDICVTSTTVPKMLVNIQTQSKAISYSGCINQMFLFLIFVELDNFLLAVMAYDRYVAICHPLHYTFIMNNQLCVLLVLVSWIMSVLHALLQSSMVLRLSFSTHVEIPHFFCELNQVVQLTCSDSLLNDLVMYSATVLLATISLTGILYSYSKIVSSIRAISSAQGKYKAFSTCASHLSVVSLFYCTGFGVYLSSAATHTSQLTAKASVMYTVVTPMLNPFIYSLRNKDVMSALKRILGGKM, encoded by the coding sequence ATGTCCATTGGTGTAACTAATAGTCatgttgttttcttcattcctggtAGAGAAATTCCCTACATAAAGTCAAGAAACAATAcaagaatttcagaatttcttcttctgggGGTTTCAGAGGACCCAAATCTGCAACCTCTCATATTTAGGCTTttcctgtccatgtacctggTCACTGTGCTTGGGAACCTGCTCATTATCCTGGCCATCATCTCAGACTCCCGCTTGTACCtgcccatgtactttttcctctccAACCTTTCCTTTGTGGACATCTGTGTAACTTCCACCACTGTCCCAAAGATGCTGGTCAACATCCAGACACAGAGCAAAGCCATTAGCTATTCAGGTTGCATCAACCAGATGTtccttttcttgatttttgtagAGTTGGACAACTTCCTCTtggctgtgatggcctatgaccgatatgtggccatctgtcaccccctGCACTACACATTTATCATGAACAATCAGCTCTGTGTGTTGTTGGTTCTGGTGTCCTGGATCATGAGTGTACTGCATGCCTTGTTACAGAGCTCAATGGTGCTGAGACTGTCCTTCTCCACACATGTAGAAATCCcccactttttctgtgaacttaATCAAGTGGTTCAACTCACCTGCTCAGACAGTCTTCTTAATGACCTTGTGATGTATTCTGCCACTGTGCTACTGGCTACTATTTCCCTTACTGGCATCCTGTActcttactccaaaatagtttcCTCCATTCGTGCAATCTCATCAGCTCAGGGGAAGTACAAAGCCTTTTCCACCTGTGCATCTCACCTTTCAGTTGTCTCCTTATTTTATTGTACAGGTTTTGGTGTCTACCTTAGTTCTGCTGCAACCCACACCTCACAATTAACTGCAAAAGCCTCAGTGATGTACACTGTGGTCACCCCCATGCTGAATCCTTTCATCTACAGTCTGAGGAATAAAGATGTGATGAGTGCTCTGAAAAGGATCTTAGGAGGGAAAATGTAA